One Mercenaria mercenaria strain notata chromosome 12, MADL_Memer_1, whole genome shotgun sequence DNA segment encodes these proteins:
- the LOC123534737 gene encoding zinc finger protein 91-like — protein sequence MFQVIEKNLCKTDTSCNTIENDEQKTDMSGYIEDEHFKCDLCDYACTTIGDLETHTAIHIGENSLNCDVSDYVCNKSSNLKEHVRMHTEEKLLKYDDSEYSFNSSSNLTTQTRKQTKQKVFKCGICKQAFNAIRYFKEHMKTHRGEKPFKCNTCGRAFSAIKTMKRHLKTHTAEKNFKCDICDRAFRDITNLKQHIKTHSGEKRFICDVCDYACNDSTYLKKHMTKHTGEKPFRCNVCDYACKSSDYLKSHVASHLGEKTYNCDECDYICYSNRYLKVHMKIHTGEKPFKCDECNYACFGRTDLKIHKRVHTGEKPFKCDVCDRAFTARNNLKNHMTVHTGEKHLKCDVCDYVCNSSTYMKIHKERHTGEKCYKCDVCDFAFSSSGGLKSHIKKHTGEKSFKCFVCDYACDRIGFLKTHMRKHTREKCYKCDVCDYVSSSFSNLSKHRIIHTNDKPFKCDVCDFACYTSSSLNMHKRTHTGEKPFKCDVCDYTSKQSGGLKTHMRIHTNEKPFKCDVCDYASRAGSGLKNHMKIHTGEKGYKCNICAYACASRKRLIDHKRIHTGEKPYHCNVCDYACSHSNSLKIHMATHTGEKRLKCNICDYATHSSSVLRKHVWRHTGEKPFKCNFCDFACNSRTNLKRHIIQKHTGEKHYKCDVCDFACNIGRSLKKHIRTHLGEKCFKCELCDYASRTNRQLKLHMKLHTGEKPFKCDDCDFASHLSTSLKKHVFRKHIRKNHYKCNVCDYTCNTKSSLKTHETEKHTGEKYDV from the coding sequence ATGTTTCAGGTCATTGAGAAGAACTTATGCAAGACTGACACTTCTTGTAATACTATTGAGAACGATGAGCAGAAGACAGATATGAGTGGGTATATAGAAGACGAACACTTTAAATGTGATCTGTGTGACTATGCATGTACTACCATCGGTGATCTGGAGACACATACAGCAATACATATAGGGGAGAACAGTTTAAACTGTGATGTCAGTgattatgtatgtaataaaagcaGTAATCTGAAGGAACATGTGAGAATGCATACAGAagagaaacttttaaaatatgatgATAGTGAATATTCATTTAATTCGAGCAGTAATCTGACGacacaaacaagaaaacaaacaaaacagaaggTATTTAAATGCGGTATTTGTAAGCAGGCATTTAATGCTatcagatattttaaagaacacaTGAAAACACACAGAGGAGAGAAGCCCTTTAAATGTAACACGTGTGGTCGTGCGTTTAGTGCTATCAAAACTATGAAACGACACCTAAAAACACACACAGCAGAGAAAAactttaaatgtgatatttgtgatCGTGCATTCCGTGATATCACAAATCTGAAACAACACATAAAAACACACTCGGGAGAGAAACGTTTTatatgtgatgtttgtgattatgcatgtaatgaCAGTACTTATTTAAAGAAACATATGACAAagcatacaggagagaaaccatTTAGATgtaatgtttgtgattatgcatgtaaatCAAGCGATTATCTGAAGTCACATGTAGCAAGTCATTTAGGAGAGAAAACATATAATTGTGATGAATGCGATTATATATGTTATTCAAACAGGTACCTGAaagtacatatgaaaatacatACTGGTGAGAAACCTTTTAAATGTGATGAATGCAATTATGCATGTTTTGGAAGAACTGATCTGAAGATACATAAGAGAGTTCACACAGGAGAGAAACCGTTCAAGTGTGATGTTTGTGATCGTGCTTTTACTGCAAGGAACAATCTGAAGAATCACATGACAGTACACACAGGAGAAAAACACCTTAAATGTGATGTATGTGATTATGTATGTAATTCAAGCACTTACATGAAAATACATAAGGAAAGACACACTGGGGAGAAATGCTATAAATGTGATGTTTGCGATTTTGCATTTTCTTCAAGCGGTGGTCTGAAAAGTCATATTAAAAAGCATACTGGTgagaaaagttttaaatgttttgtgtgTGACTATGCATGTGATAGAATAGGTTTTCTAAAGACACATATGAGAAAACATACAAGAGAGAAATGTtataaatgtgatgtttgtgattatgtaAGTTCTTCATTCAGTAATCTGAGCAAACATAGGATAATACACACAAATGATAAACCTttcaaatgtgatgtttgtgattttgCATGTTATACAAGCAGTAGTCTGAACATGCATAAGAGAACGCACACTGGAGAGAAGCCTTTTAAGTGTGATGTCTGTGATTATACATCTAAACAAAGCGGTGGTCTGAAGACACACATGAGAATACACACAAATGAGAAACCCttcaaatgtgatgtttgtgattatgcaagCAGAGCAGGCTCTGGTCTGAAGAATCATATGAAAATACACACAGGAGAGAAAGGctataaatgtaatatttgtgCTTATGCATGCGCTTCACGCAAACGTCTGATTGACCATAagagaatacatacaggagagaaaccatATCACTGTAATGTTTGCGATTATGCATGTAGTCATAGCAATTCTCTGAAGATACATATGGCaacacatactggagagaaacgtttaaaatgtaatatttgtgaTTATGCAACTCACAGTAGCTCTGTGCTGAGGAAACATGTGTGGCGacatacaggagaaaaaccctttaaatgtaatttttgtgattttgctTGTAATTCGAGAACCAATCTGAAGAGACATATTATTCAGAAACATACTGGGGAGAAACACtataaatgtgatgtttgtgattttgCTTGTAATATAGGTCGTTCTCTTAAGAAGCATATCAGAACACATTTAGGAGAGAAGTGTTTTAAATGCGAACTTTGTGATTATGCAAGCCGTACAAATCGTCAACTGAAGCTACATATGAAATTACACACTGGagagaaaccatttaaatgtgaTGACTGTGATTTTGCAAGTCATTTAAGCACAAGTCTAAAGAAGCATGTTTTTAGGAAACACATACGAAAGAATCActataaatgtaatgtttgtgattACACATGCAATACAAAGAGTAGTTTGAAGACACATGAAACTGAaaaacatactggagagaaatatGACGTGTAG